One window of the Gemmatimonadota bacterium genome contains the following:
- a CDS encoding cyclase family protein — protein MYPIRKHARVSRPVRSLAFAVLIQWITLSAAAQYTPVGPDDVVDLSPAISGRHYQYWPGGQIHHQPIVVPYIVHGDRPWASDLIILDENTATQTDTPAHMMPPQHSGLPNAHYWGDLTVEKVPAWQLVGEVYKIDGRSMLDQAPPGVSPLFTIDVVKAAEAAHRPMGPGDAVLYWSGYDDRHDRPAPDDRRLIVEPVAGTAPGWPAPDYDAAEYVGSRGVWLMGIDSPSMGGLGPPRYIASGPDGLYVNPLALESHLGHFKYGAVHTEGLINLDRTPNGSLYIALPVKHENSPTVETRAVAITNPDLAARLLEAVKSKRVVDLSVTLSMDRPVWWPGRGVGRHVFPYSRVQPVNYFDGPFGPYWVNTHFMDAHTGTHVDPPAHYGPPPGFDTGRYDETVRAALREFEAEHGPLKRTELTTEKVPLHHFMGPARVVNVQHRVGTTSWDDWPASPAITLDDVRRHEDLYGEIEEGEVVLFHTGHTDTHFRRFIRVVVEQSVKSPLDGQSEGWPAPGADVIAYLAGKGVKHVGIDAPDMGSVDPVESMKTHWAAVNHDMIFTEYLIGVGQLPPKGAFFIFLCPHLENNHGGPGRAIAILP, from the coding sequence ATGTACCCGATCCGTAAGCACGCCCGCGTGTCCAGGCCGGTCCGGAGCCTGGCCTTTGCCGTCCTCATCCAGTGGATCACCCTTTCAGCCGCCGCCCAGTACACGCCGGTGGGCCCCGACGACGTGGTCGATCTATCGCCGGCTATATCCGGCCGCCACTACCAGTACTGGCCGGGCGGACAGATACACCACCAGCCTATCGTCGTGCCCTATATCGTACACGGAGACCGGCCGTGGGCGTCGGACCTGATCATCCTGGACGAGAACACGGCCACCCAGACGGACACGCCGGCCCACATGATGCCGCCCCAGCACAGCGGTCTGCCGAACGCCCATTACTGGGGTGATCTTACGGTGGAAAAAGTCCCGGCCTGGCAATTAGTGGGCGAGGTATACAAAATCGACGGCCGGTCCATGCTGGACCAGGCTCCGCCGGGCGTGAGTCCCCTGTTCACCATAGATGTGGTCAAGGCCGCCGAGGCGGCGCACAGGCCCATGGGACCGGGCGACGCCGTCCTGTACTGGAGCGGGTACGACGACCGCCACGACCGGCCCGCGCCGGACGACCGCCGCCTGATCGTGGAACCCGTCGCGGGGACGGCGCCTGGATGGCCCGCGCCGGACTACGACGCGGCGGAATACGTGGGCAGCCGGGGAGTCTGGCTCATGGGCATCGACAGTCCGAGCATGGGTGGACTGGGTCCGCCCCGCTACATCGCGTCGGGTCCCGATGGCTTGTACGTAAATCCCCTCGCCCTGGAAAGCCATCTCGGCCATTTCAAGTACGGTGCCGTACACACGGAGGGACTGATCAACCTGGACAGGACGCCCAACGGATCCCTGTACATTGCCCTGCCGGTCAAGCACGAGAACTCACCCACGGTGGAAACGAGGGCGGTGGCCATAACCAATCCGGACCTGGCTGCGCGACTGCTTGAGGCCGTTAAGTCGAAACGGGTGGTCGACCTCTCCGTAACGCTGTCCATGGACCGCCCCGTCTGGTGGCCGGGCCGCGGCGTGGGCCGTCACGTCTTTCCCTATTCGAGGGTGCAGCCGGTGAACTATTTCGATGGTCCATTCGGCCCCTACTGGGTCAACACCCACTTCATGGATGCTCATACAGGAACCCACGTGGATCCGCCCGCGCACTACGGCCCTCCGCCCGGATTCGACACGGGCAGGTATGACGAAACGGTCCGCGCCGCGCTGAGGGAGTTCGAGGCCGAGCACGGTCCGCTGAAGCGCACGGAGTTGACGACGGAAAAGGTCCCGTTGCACCACTTCATGGGGCCCGCCCGGGTCGTCAACGTGCAGCACCGCGTGGGGACGACCTCGTGGGATGACTGGCCGGCCTCACCGGCCATCACGCTGGACGATGTCAGGAGACACGAGGATCTGTACGGGGAGATCGAGGAAGGCGAGGTCGTGCTCTTCCATACGGGACATACGGACACCCACTTCCGCCGCTTCATCCGGGTCGTGGTGGAACAGAGTGTCAAATCGCCCCTGGACGGACAGTCCGAGGGATGGCCGGCGCCGGGTGCGGACGTCATCGCCTATCTGGCCGGCAAAGGCGTGAAGCACGTGGGCATCGATGCACCCGACATGGGATCGGTGGACCCGGTGGAATCCATGAAGACGCACTGGGCGGCGGTGAACCACGACATGATCTTCACGGAGTATCTGATTGGCGTGGGGCAGCTTCCGCCGAAAGGCGCTTTCTTCATCTTCCTGTGCCCGCACCTCGAAAACAACCACGGCGGTCCGGGCCGGGCCATCGCTATACTGCCGTAA
- a CDS encoding peroxidase, translating to MDSELVEAIKYDYDKAPLNAQDRAMLDFAIRLTEDATQIRKADLEGLRSVGFDDVAILQITLIASWFNYINRVADALGVGRNADDS from the coding sequence TTGGACAGCGAACTGGTCGAAGCGATCAAGTACGACTACGATAAGGCTCCGCTGAACGCCCAGGACCGGGCGATGCTGGATTTCGCCATCCGGCTCACCGAGGATGCCACGCAGATCCGGAAGGCCGATCTCGAAGGACTGCGGTCCGTGGGGTTCGACGACGTCGCCATCCTCCAGATCACCCTGATCGCGTCGTGGTTCAACTACATCAACCGCGTCGCGGATGCCCTGGGGGTGGGACGGAATGCGGACGATTCGTAA
- a CDS encoding amino acid permease: protein MTTGNLRRQLGIWPTTAMVISGMIAVGIFLVPAGMAKSLGSPLLLLVIWLAMAGMALCGSLCFGELASRYPHAGGGYIYLREAYGTPTAFMYGWMSLMVLDPGITATLATGMASYAGHIYPLDPVAMKLLAIAVLAVLTGVNIYGVRIGAWIIVLLTVFKVGVLAVISILGFGLGLGDWSNFTPFVARPADSGPLFGALAGGIVGAFFAFAGWWDLNKVAGEIKDPARTLPRALLLAVGIVALTYITTSAVFMYLVPVSQVTSNETFAAQAGEVLFGRSGGILFSSVVILSVVGSLTGLLLMAPRVYFAMARDGVFLRFAGAVHPAFGTPYRAIAIQGGLASLLVWLGTFSQILDYFIFVAVLFIALTVAGLFVVRRRSAETPPYRTPLYPVTPVLFLILAAVLLVLLFGNSPVQALLGVGVTALGIPVYLLVFRNQTTQQRTSGETHGMD, encoded by the coding sequence ATGACCACGGGTAACCTGCGCCGACAACTGGGAATCTGGCCGACCACGGCCATGGTGATCAGCGGGATGATCGCCGTGGGGATCTTCCTGGTGCCCGCCGGGATGGCCAAGTCGCTGGGATCGCCCCTGCTGCTGCTCGTCATCTGGCTGGCGATGGCCGGGATGGCCCTCTGCGGATCGCTGTGTTTCGGAGAACTGGCCTCCCGTTATCCCCACGCGGGCGGCGGATACATCTATCTCCGGGAGGCCTACGGCACGCCGACGGCCTTTATGTACGGCTGGATGTCCCTGATGGTGCTGGATCCGGGCATCACGGCGACCCTGGCGACCGGGATGGCGAGCTACGCGGGCCATATCTATCCATTGGATCCGGTCGCGATGAAGTTGCTGGCCATCGCCGTGCTGGCCGTCCTGACCGGCGTCAACATCTACGGCGTGCGCATCGGCGCCTGGATCATCGTCCTGCTGACCGTTTTCAAGGTCGGCGTCCTCGCGGTCATCTCCATCCTGGGGTTCGGCCTGGGGCTCGGCGACTGGTCGAACTTCACGCCCTTCGTGGCGCGGCCCGCGGACTCCGGACCCCTGTTCGGCGCCCTTGCCGGCGGCATCGTGGGCGCCTTCTTCGCCTTCGCCGGATGGTGGGACCTGAACAAGGTGGCCGGCGAAATCAAGGACCCGGCGCGCACCCTCCCCAGGGCGTTGCTGCTGGCCGTCGGTATCGTCGCGTTGACCTACATCACCACCAGCGCCGTCTTCATGTACCTCGTACCCGTATCCCAGGTCACCAGCAACGAGACCTTCGCGGCGCAGGCCGGCGAGGTGCTCTTTGGCCGCAGCGGCGGTATCCTGTTCTCCTCCGTGGTCATCCTGTCCGTCGTCGGCAGCCTGACCGGACTGCTGCTCATGGCGCCGAGGGTGTATTTTGCCATGGCCAGGGACGGGGTCTTCCTCCGCTTCGCCGGTGCCGTCCATCCCGCCTTCGGCACGCCCTACCGCGCGATCGCCATCCAGGGCGGACTGGCTTCACTGCTGGTGTGGCTGGGAACCTTCAGCCAGATTCTGGATTACTTCATCTTCGTGGCCGTCCTGTTCATCGCGCTCACCGTGGCGGGCCTGTTCGTGGTACGCCGCAGGTCGGCCGAGACGCCTCCCTACCGGACTCCCTTGTATCCCGTCACTCCGGTGCTGTTCCTGATCCTCGCCGCGGTCCTGCTCGTGCTGCTCTTCGGCAACAGTCCCGTGCAGGCCCTGCTCGGCGTCGGCGTGACGGCCCTGGGAATACCGGTATACCTTCTCGTGTTCAGAAACCAGACAACGCAGCAAAGAACGTCAGGAGAAACCCATGGCATGGATTAA
- a CDS encoding phytanoyl-CoA dioxygenase family protein, which translates to MADSTHLLNSKQMARFVAEGYLRFDELVPDDLNQAVKAEMDNQAIPREEAGSPLSAIWPDAAVGRVFRLPEIEGIIHSLVGPDPLYDHHAVHTVAAGHHFGQHWHADAIIDTRLHFDIQFMYFAHDTPREMGGTLILPGSHYRRISESDIARYHNFVGQVPMICKAGTVIVLHHGMWHCAQPNRTDEMRYMFKLRLNPTVRQLRLWNTEDIDDPEVSHILSTNQPWHGNEERIEHVNRIHFWRFLTGDDQFDNHYWLSRIENEPELV; encoded by the coding sequence ATGGCTGACAGCACCCATCTGTTGAATTCGAAGCAAATGGCGCGGTTCGTCGCGGAAGGATATCTCCGTTTCGACGAACTGGTGCCCGACGACCTCAATCAGGCCGTGAAAGCGGAAATGGACAACCAGGCCATTCCCCGGGAAGAGGCAGGATCGCCCCTGAGCGCCATCTGGCCGGACGCGGCCGTGGGCCGCGTTTTCCGGCTTCCGGAGATCGAGGGCATCATCCACAGCCTCGTCGGTCCCGATCCACTGTACGATCACCACGCCGTGCACACCGTGGCGGCCGGTCACCACTTCGGACAGCACTGGCACGCGGACGCGATCATCGACACGCGGCTGCATTTCGACATCCAGTTCATGTACTTCGCCCACGACACGCCCAGGGAGATGGGGGGCACGCTGATCCTTCCCGGCAGCCACTACCGCCGCATCAGCGAATCCGACATCGCCCGGTACCACAACTTCGTGGGCCAGGTGCCGATGATCTGCAAGGCCGGGACGGTGATCGTGCTCCATCACGGCATGTGGCACTGCGCCCAGCCGAATCGCACCGACGAGATGCGGTACATGTTCAAGCTGCGCCTCAACCCCACGGTCAGGCAGCTAAGGCTCTGGAATACGGAGGACATCGACGATCCGGAAGTCAGCCATATCCTGAGCACGAACCAGCCGTGGCATGGGAACGAAGAACGCATCGAACATGTCAACCGGATCCACTTCTGGCGGTTTCTGACCGGTGACGACCAGTTCGACAACCACTACTGGCTGAGCCGGATCGAGAACGAACCCGAACTGGTGTGA